A region of the Thermogladius calderae 1633 genome:
CTTGAACCAGCCCCCCAGCGCCCGCGGCTACGAAAACGTACACGGCCCTCGTACCACGTGGAGACGGGTGGGGCGGCGATCTCGCGGGCTCGACTGTGCCCTCTCCCATAGTCCACAAAGCACGGGAGGGGGCGGACTCCCCCGTGTAGTAGTGTGGCCTGTCCGAGAAGAAGACTGTTAGGTCTACTTACCGCACCGTTTTTAAAGGTGCACTCAATCCCGTTATTTGGTGCACTCAGATGCACATACCCGACGGCTACTTGGACTTGTGGTCTAGTCTAGCGACTTACGCGTTAGCGGGCATATACTTCATTGCTTCCACCAAGCTCGGAAAGCTCAGGCTCTCCCCCAGCGAGGTCTCCGAGGCGACGGCGTTGGCAGCGCTCATCTTCGTCGCGCAGATGCTGAACTGGCCGATACCAGGAGGTACCAGCCTCCACTTCGTTGGAGGGGCCCTAGCCGGTATTATTCTCGGGCCTTTCAAAGGCAGCCTGGTCATCGCAATAGTCCTCCTAGTCCAGTGCCTTGTCTTCCACGATGGTGGTATAACTGCCTTGGGGGCCAACATCATCAACATGGCTATAATAGACGTTTGGGCCGGCTACCTGGTCTACAGGCTAGCGTACAAGGCCCTCTCGCCCAAGCTAGGCGACGCCAAGTCCGGGTTCGTCGGAGGGCTTATAGGCGGCTGGCTCGGCCTGACGCTCGCGGGTAGTGCCTGCGGTGTGGAGATCGGGCTCTCACCGTCGTTCCCCTACGGCGTATTCATAACCGTACCGATAATGGGCGGCTGGCACGCTGCCCTGGGGGTTGTCGAGGGGGTTATAACAGGGCTGGTCGTCTACTACCTGAAACTCAGGCACCCCGAGGTGATCAAGTCGTGAAGAAATCGGTAGTACTACTGGTAGTGCTACTGCTGTTATCGCCGGTATTCGGTGTTTACCTGGCTAACATGGTGGGGTACCATGAACCCCTGGACATCGCGGGCGAAAAACTGAACTTGACAGACATCTCTGACGAGATCAACTGGACCTTCCTAAAGGACTACACAGTACCAGGCCTGCCCGAATGGCTTGGTTACGTAGTCTCCGGAGTGCTCGGAGTCGCCTTGATCTACTCTATAGGGCTGCTGCTACGTAAAGTAGCAGAGAGGAAGAAGTAGCGTGAGCTTGCTATCCGAGTTCTTGAAAGCCGCGTCGAGGGTTCTCGACGAGGCGTACGCGGGCACGGACAAGTCTTTCCCTCACCCGGGAGCTTTTTTCTTAATGTCCCTGGCACTCTCCTTCACGTCGGCCGTCCTCAACTCGCCCGTTCTCTGGATAGCAAGTGGTCTCTACTCCATCACGTGGGGTATTGTACTGAGGCCCCGGCTGAAGCCTTTGCTGAGTATAACCTCTATAACGCTCCTATTAGCGCTGGTACCCGGTGTACCCATTCTTTTCACGGGGTTTGATGCGCTGAAGTACCCTGTGTCATTGGAGTCGCGGACGCAGGTTTTCGCGTTTTTCGTGGCTCGCGTCGCTCTGTCTCCGATGCCATTAATAGTCTCCCTCACAGGGTTTGGCTGGGCCAGCATATCGGCGAGCCTCCGAGGTAGTAGAGTACTCAGCAGGTATGTTAGCAAGGTCGACTTCTTCCTACTCAACACCAAGTACCTCACGGTAGTCTTTGCGGACTACCTAGCTGCACGCGAGTCGAGGGTCGTGTTGAGGGCGAGGTCTACCCTTTGGAGAGCCCTAGCTATGACGATCGCAGACATAATAGGGAAGTTCACAGTGGTATCAAGAGACCTGGTCAAGGCGTACGAGTCCAGGTGTGTTGAGAATTGCTGAGGCTGTCCGGCGTCTGGTTCAAGTACCCGGGTTCGAAGACCTACGTCCTCGAAGACTTCAGCCTCGAAGTAGGTGGTGGCGAGTTAGTGTTGTTGACGGGTCCAAACGGCTCGGGTAAGACCACTGTGCTATTGATCGCGGCCGGCCTCCTCGAGCCGCAGAAGGGGTCTGTCGAGTTCGAGGGCAGGCCGTTGAAAAAGCAGCTACCCGAGGCTAGGAGGCACATCGGGCTTCTGTTCCAGAACCCGGAGGTCATGTTGTTCAACCCAACCGTCTACGACGAGGTCACGTTTGTACCAAGGCAGCTCAGCAGGGACAAGAGCTGGATCGACAAGGTGGCCAGAGACTCGATCAGGACCGTTGGGCTGCCGGAGACGTTCTTGAACAGGAGGGTTCAAGAGCTCAGCTACGGCGAGAAGAAGTTGGTCGCCCTCGCCTCCGTCATCTCGTACAGGCCTAAGATACTCCTACTAGACGAGCCCTTTGAAGGGCTCTCGCGTAGGGCGCGGGAGAGAGTCGCGTGTGTCGTTAAGGAGGCTGTGAGGAGTGGTTCCGGTGTGCTCCTGGCCTCGCACGAGCCCCCTCCAGAGCTGGCGGGGGTTGCCAGTAGGGTTGTCGATTTGGGGAGTAAAAAATCTCTAGAGGATCCTGTCCAGGGCCTCAACGATAGCGGGTGCTATGCTGACTCTGCTGATAGGGCTTAGAACGGTGTTCGTGCCCACGAGCTCTTTTAGGCCGAGTCTCATCAACTTGCTGTAGGCGTCTCCTATCAGGAGAGGGTGGACGGCCGCGACGTAGAAGTCTCTAGCCCCTAGGCTTCTGAGGGCTTTGACGGCTTCGACGATCGTCCCTCCAGTGCTGATTATGTCGTCGACTATCACCACGTCCTTACCCTCGACTTTGACACCCCTCGCCTCTACTACGACCTTTTCGGCTGTCAGCCTGGTCTTCTCCAGCACGCTGTACTCCAGGCCGCCGAGCTCCTCCGCCATCACCTTCGCCCACTGCTCCGCCTCCTCGTCCGGGCCTATCACCACGGCATTTGTCAGGGAGTAGTGTTTCTTCAAGTACTTGCCCAACTCCCTGACACCGGTTATGTTGTGGAAGTTGGCTCCGAACAGAGAGCTCGGGTCGCTGATCCTGTGGAGGTGCATGTCCACGGTCACGATGTGGTCGACGCTGACCGTTTTGAACAGCTTGGCAAGGATCTGTATGCTCACCGCCTCGCCTGGGTTGAACCTGCTGTCCTGCCGGGCGTAGCTCATGTAGGGGATGACGGCGACCACCCTCCGCGCACCCAGGTCTCTGAGAGTGTCGAGTGTGTAGAGGGTCTCGATAACAGCCTCGTTGGGCTCCCTCTGAAGCGAGTTGACGTAAACCACGTCCCTCCCCTGCACGTCGCTCAGTACACGTATGTAGGTCTCGCCGTCGGGGAACTTCTTTACCTCCACAGTCCCCAGTTCAAAGCCTTTTAGCGAGGCTATCTCCACTGCGAGGTAGTCCCCGTTTCTGCCCCCTAGAACAAGCGGTTTCAAAGTCCCACACTCTTTTAATAACAGATTTCCCGATAGGGGACTAATAAACGCTGGTCGTAACACAGAGGCCCGGCTTCGGATAGTAATAGCCGAAAGGGCCGGGTAGACGTGTAGAATACCCCCCGTTAGTGTCTCAACGCAGTGCTGTGTCTGAGCTACGTTTGGCCCCCGTTCAAAGTCGGTGTACTAAGCCGACGTAATTAGGGGTGAAGGTGTATTGGGTTTGGGGAAAAATCAGTTGTATCCCAGGGTGACCTTTGCGTAAGCCCAGACAGCCGTGTTAACAGACACGGCGATCTTCGCCCTGTACTGCATCGTGTACTTGACGAGGTCTTGCGAGCCAGTCCAGGTCATCCCCTGTATTGGCGTAACATATACGTACGCCCCTGTCCTGAGGTTCTTGTACCCGAACGTGTAAGTGGAGGTCGGGGAGTTGACCTGGCTTAGAGAATTACCGTATAAGAGGTTGTTGAAGAAGTCCACGGAGTAGCCGATAGCCGTGTACAGAGTCCCGTTCTTCTTGACTCCAAGGTAGTCCACGTATATGTAGTTAGCAGTGTTGTACAAGACGTAGTACTTGTAGAAGTCGGGGTAGCCGTCGCCGTCGAGGTCGGGGGCGTTGAGCCTGACCACGACTCTCCCGTTAACGGAGTCGTAGTAAGCGTACGCGATCGTGTAGACGGCGTTGTAGTAGTTCTTCCCCGTCGCCGCAAAGTAGTCGTCGGCGAACAGCCCGACATGGCTGTCACCGTACCACATGTCGCTCCAGGTACCCCAGTAGACTGCGGGGGCACCTATCCCCATGAAGACCTTGTTACTGGTCTTGTTGTACATGAACACGTAGGGCGCGGCACCGCCCTTGTCGTCTATGAAGGCGAAGATGTACGGGTTGTATATTATCGTCTCGTTCCTCCCGTCCCAGTCGAAGTCGCCGATCATGTAGGAGGCCTGGGTTACTAGGCCCCTCCTGGTCGAGTCCAGCCACTTAGCCGCCTGCAGTAGGACGTTGACGAGCCGTAGGTGGTTCCACACGTTGAGACCCCAGCCCGCGACGTCGTACATACCGTCCTTGTCCCAGTCGCCCCCGTCGTGCCACGCTGTCTCGTATAGCATGGCATTGGCTACAGCTATTGCGAGCCACCACAGCTCGTTCTTAGGAGTGGAGTCGAATAGCCCTCCTGGAGCCAGTAGTCTGTAGATCACAGTGTTGTTCGGCGACCCGTTGAAACTGGTCTTGCCGAAGACGTCTCCAAAAGGCATGGTGGTGTCGGGTAGAACGTAGTTGGGAGAAGTCTGCCCACTACCATACCACGCGAAGCTCTTCTCGGTCGAGGTCCCCCAGTACCAGCCGTCGTAGGCCCTCCTGTAGTCGTACGGGTAGTTGTGCACCCACGTCTTCAGGAGCGCGTAGGTGTCGTACCCGCAGTAGAAACCAGTGACGGGGGTCCAGTACCCGTTTCTCAACCAGTTGACAACGTCGTCTGTTGTCACCACCTGGATCCACGGGTGCATAGCTATCCAGGTAAGGCTGTTATTATACCTGCCAGGGTTGTAGGGGTCCCACCCAGCTATGCCCGCAGCCTTCTCCCAGTCGTCAGCGTACACGAATATCATCTGCTGGTCGCTATTAGTCGCAGCCCAGACGTACTTCTTCCTCAGGTCGATGTTTAGCCCGCCGTCCGTGTTCGAGAGTAATAGTTGCTGGGTGTCCCAGTCTATGAACAGGACGTAGAGTGTTCTACCCGCTGTCTTCGTGGTGTCGTACTGGTGGGGCTTGTACTTGTTGGTGCCGGGGCTCCACTCGTCGTGGTGCGTGTTACCGTCCAAGATCACGGCGTAGTAGTACTTGCTGATAGTGTATGCGATACCAGTCCTCTCGTCGTCCCACGTCCTCTCGGGCACCCAAGCCGTCAGCGGGGTGTAGCCAAACACCTGCTGGGTGTACCACTTAGTGAAGTTTGCGGAAGGGTCGTTGAAGTTGTCGTAGAAGTAGGCGGTTATGTGCTCAGCCCACACACCGCCTATGGGGACGGCTACTCCTCTGGAGATCAGACCTTTGATGTAGCTAATGAAGCCAGGGTCCCACCAGAGATAGCTGGCCATGAGCGTCCCGCTCATGTGTATGGTCACGGGTATCCTGCGTCCAGTCCTGTTGGTCAAGTAGTCGTGGACGTACAAGATGTAGCCGTAGCTGTTGATGCTGGACGGGTTGTTCAGGGCCCTGTTATCGGTCAGGTGCTGGTTGCCGTGGTGGACGAAGACGACCTTGGCGGTCCCGCAGTACTGGTCGCTGAAAACAGCACCGCTCCACTCCGCTCTACCGCTCCCGACGCTTATGGTGTTGGGTATCACGTCGGAGACCTTACTCACGCCGTTGTAGACCACGACCGTGGCGATCTTGGCCCACACCCTCGTGGTCGAGGTCCAGCCGTACTGGGCTAGTAGGCTTGTAGGAATAGCGACCTCCACGAGGTCCCACTGGCTATTGAAGGACACGCTTAACCCGGTGTTGACCAACACCTTGTTCCACTTGTAGTCGTAGACCGTGTAGTGAGTGGAGTCGTATATGGCGACCGCCAGGACCCAGTTGTAGTCGGGTAGGTGGATCCCGTAGCCCTGGTACTGTACATAGTCTGGCACCCACTCTTGGTACCCTGGTGCACCAGTCCACCCTATCAAGATGTAAATGTTGAGCGCGTCGTTGACACTACCATAACTAGCAGTCTCGGCCCCGTACGAGAGGTCTAGGAAGTCGAGCCTCATGAAGACGTAGGATGTGCCAACCGTGTAGTACCATGCGAGGAGGTCTCTGCTAGTAGACCAATCGGGTACACCGTCTAAGAGGTCGCCAGCCGGGTCGAGCGCGTGACATGAGGCGTAAGGCCAGTCGAAGCCCACACCGTCAACGGTCACGGGTTCCTGCGCACTTACGTGTATAGGGGATACTGTTAAGAATGTTATCAGCGAGTACACGAGTACTACAATTATTGTAAGTCCTAGTACTTCCTCTCTTTTCAAGACTATACCACCTTGACACTTCTTTACTTGAACATCATAGCTTAAAAACATGAAACAATATTTAGCATATGTTGTTGTTTCATCGATTGATTAAACGTGGATCGAGCTCCTAGATTAGGTATAGGAGTAGAAACCCGGTAAAGGGCGTGATAAGAGATATCGAGAAGAAAAGCAGGTCGTTTATGTGTTTGGCTCCTGTCCTCCCCCAATCGGGGACGGGGTCGGGTAAGCCGTACAAGTAGACAGCTTCGTTTACCTGTATGCCGTACTCGACGGTGTATAGCAAGAGCGGCCTGAGCGCTAGGACGGTCTTAGTCTTCTTCAGTCTCACCACAACCAGTACCTCTGAGTATGCCGAGACTATGCTGCCAATGTGCGTCATAACCAGGGCTAGCATACGTCCCGCCCTCTTTAATCCAACCTTGTCAGCAAGCCAAACGAGCTCTCCAGGCCTGACTGTCTGCAGAAAGACGCTGATCGCCAGGAAAGCCTCGACTAGTAGGACGGTCGAGTAGAGTGTGAACTCGGCGCTCAACAGGTTGTAGAAGAGGAAAATCCCGACAAGCCTCATGACCAAGCTAATGGTCACGAAGATCCCTATTACTGCGACCGCCCTAAGTAGCGTCCTCATACCACTCGCGACCTTGAGTATGGATAGTTCCACGACTGCGACTACCGCTGCTACGAGCCAGCTAGACGGCTTGGGTTGGGAGAGAGAGGCAAGCACAATGGTGACAAATAGTGACATGGTCATAGCGACGCGGCTGGCGAGAGATGCTTCGAGGCTTTTACCGTATCTGAGAATCTCCGAAAAACTCCTTAGCAAGTTCTCACCCTACGAACCCCTTTTCTGTGAGAGTGCCGTCACGGAGCTCTACAAGTCTGAAGCCCTTGAGGTAGACTAGATGCTCGGTACTGCTAGCGGCGACTAATATGGTCTTAGACGTCTCGGCCAGCCTCCGTCCGATCTCCTCCCTATCTTGGTACGTCAAGCCCGAGAAGGGCTCATCGAGTAGCAGGAGCTCGTGCCTCGAGTTAAGGGAGAGCTCTACGATGAAACGGACGGCCTCACCCCACGACAGCGTGAAAGGGGACCTGTCCTGAGACAGAGCACGCACTAAGTGAAGGCCTAGCGAGGCGTGGCCGGCCCCTACGGCTTTAACTTCCTCCGAGAGACTCCCCTCGGTGAAGTAGAGGTAGGGTATCTGGGGTAGGTAGAGCGTTTCGGCTCTTCTAACGACCCTCCCTTTCTCGGGTCTTAACACGCCCGCTATTAGCTTGAACAACGTGGTCTTACCCGACCCGTTTAAGCCGTATACCACTACCTTGTCCCCTCTCCCGACCGTCAAATTGAGTCTGTTGAGACTCAAGGAACCTACGTGGAGTGAGACGTCTCTGAGCTCGAGTAGCACGTCCCTCTCCCCGAACGCAGGCTTCTCGGGAATTACGCCCACCCCCGCAGTGTCTTCGCTTGTATTTACATCGTCCACTTGGCTCAGAACACCGTTCTTCAGTAACAGGACTTTGTCTGCTAGGTCGAGCAGCCTCTTGAACCTGTGTTCCAGCACGACGACAGCTACGTCGTAGAGTTTGAGTATCTCTATGGCGTTCCTAACCTCCCGAACACCGTTGTCGTCAAGCCACATTAGTGGCTCGTCGAGTACTACGATGTCGGGGCTTGAGATCATAGACTTCGCGATGCTCACCCTCCTCAGCTCTCCCCCCGAAAGCTGGTCGACGTGCCTGTCTAGGAGGTGCGAGATCTTGAAGACCTTGCTGACATTGGAGATGGCCTTCTCGGCGAGGAACTTCGACCTGTAGACCTGGTGCGCGTAGGACATTAGGTCCTCGTACACGACTGGGTAGACAAGCGCAGCTCTCGGGTTTTGCGGGACAACCTTGACCCTGTCCTTCACGTACTCCCAGCTTTTGTCTGTCAGTTTGACCCCTCCTATCTCGATGACGCCCTCTACGTCTGCGTGGTAGAGTTGGCTCGCGACGCTCGTGATCGCCCTAACAAAAGTGGTCTTGCCAGAGCCCGCCCCGCCCACTATCAGAGCGACTTCTCCCTTACCGACCTCTAGGTCGAGGCCTTTTAGAACCCAGTCTCCACCAGGGTACCTGACTCTAAGACCCTTCACCCTGAGAACTTTTGACATGAGGTAAAACACCCACTTTCTCAAGCTCCCTGACGATCGGTAGCGAGAGCCACGTCACGTAGACTGCTATGATGACGTTGAAGACGCAGACGTATGGTAGGGCCATCAGGGTTAGCTGGAGCCCCTGACCGTAGCTCTCGACCCACTTGAACAGGACGAAGTAGAAGGGGTCTATGGCGAGGTTTAACACGAGCATGCTGACCGTGCGCGACGTAGCTATTAAAGCTGTGGCCAACACGGCGCGGGACTTCGCTGCGAACCACCTCCTCTGATAGAGGATGTAGAAAGGCAGTATAGTGAAGCCCTCGGCAGCGACTTTCATGAACGGCCCTATCGGGTCTTGGGGCTTGTACAGGAGGAGCCCTATGTAGAAGACCGGTAACCCGGCGAGCACGGTGAGACGGGGGTTAAAGAACATCGAGATGGCTAAGGGTATGCCAGTGAGGTCGAATAACAAGTACTGTGCTGGGGGGAAGGGGATGTTGAATAAGTGGAGTATCACGGACAAAGCTATCAGGGAAGCCACGACACCAATGTTCTCTGCTGTACCTTTAGCTGGCAAGCAACCACCTGTCAGGCTCACATTTTAGAATCAACGGGTAGTTAAATAAAACTCGCCCATCGGTCTCTAGGGGTATATCCTACCCCTGAACCTCGGGAACGGTATGGCGTCCCTTATGTGGTCGAGCCCAGCGATCCACATCAGTAGCCTCTCGATCCCCAGCCCGAAACCGCTGTGGACTACGGTTCCGTACTTCCTGAGGTCCAGGTACCACTTGTAGTCGTCTACGTTGTACCCGTTCTCGATTATCCTCTGCAGCAGCTTGTCGTAGTCGTCTTCACGCTGGCTACCCCCGACTACCTCCCCGTAACCCTCGGGGGCAAGCAGGTCGAAGCCTAAGACGACTCTCGGATCCTCCGGGTCTAGCTTCATGTAGAAGCTCTTGACCTCCTTGGGGAAGTGCGTCACGAAGAACGGTCTGTCGAACTCCTGCGTGAGTAGCCTTTCCTCGTCCGCGCCCAGGTCGCTACCCCACTTTATATCCACACCCTTCTTTTGGAGTATCTCGATCGCCTCGTCGTACTTTACCCTAGGGTAGGGTGTCTCCACGGCGGTCTTCAAGAAGTCCACGTTCCTGCCAAGCGCGTCCAGCTCTCTCCTCCTCTCCTCTAGAACCCTGTCGACGATGTGGGAGACGAGGTTTTCTACTACTCTCATCATGTCCTCCATGTCGTACCACGCGGCTTCGGCCTCCAGGTGCCAGTACTCTGCGAGGTGGCGCCTAGTCCTACTCTGCTCGGCCCTGAAACTAGGGGTGAGGCTCCAGACCTTCTCCAAGCTGAATATCATGACCTCGAGGTACAGCTGAGCGCTCTGGCTCAAATAGGCCTGCTTTTCGAAGTACTGGACTGGGAATAGAGTAGCACCGCCCTCGC
Encoded here:
- a CDS encoding energy-coupling factor ABC transporter permease, whose protein sequence is MHIPDGYLDLWSSLATYALAGIYFIASTKLGKLRLSPSEVSEATALAALIFVAQMLNWPIPGGTSLHFVGGALAGIILGPFKGSLVIAIVLLVQCLVFHDGGITALGANIINMAIIDVWAGYLVYRLAYKALSPKLGDAKSGFVGGLIGGWLGLTLAGSACGVEIGLSPSFPYGVFITVPIMGGWHAALGVVEGVITGLVVYYLKLRHPEVIKS
- a CDS encoding PDGLE domain-containing protein, producing the protein MKKSVVLLVVLLLLSPVFGVYLANMVGYHEPLDIAGEKLNLTDISDEINWTFLKDYTVPGLPEWLGYVVSGVLGVALIYSIGLLLRKVAERKK
- a CDS encoding energy-coupling factor ABC transporter ATP-binding protein, whose translation is MLRLSGVWFKYPGSKTYVLEDFSLEVGGGELVLLTGPNGSGKTTVLLIAAGLLEPQKGSVEFEGRPLKKQLPEARRHIGLLFQNPEVMLFNPTVYDEVTFVPRQLSRDKSWIDKVARDSIRTVGLPETFLNRRVQELSYGEKKLVALASVISYRPKILLLDEPFEGLSRRARERVACVVKEAVRSGSGVLLASHEPPPELAGVASRVVDLGSKKSLEDPVQGLNDSGCYADSADRA
- a CDS encoding ribose-phosphate diphosphokinase, with amino-acid sequence MKPLVLGGRNGDYLAVEIASLKGFELGTVEVKKFPDGETYIRVLSDVQGRDVVYVNSLQREPNEAVIETLYTLDTLRDLGARRVVAVIPYMSYARQDSRFNPGEAVSIQILAKLFKTVSVDHIVTVDMHLHRISDPSSLFGANFHNITGVRELGKYLKKHYSLTNAVVIGPDEEAEQWAKVMAEELGGLEYSVLEKTRLTAEKVVVEARGVKVEGKDVVIVDDIISTGGTIVEAVKALRSLGARDFYVAAVHPLLIGDAYSKLMRLGLKELVGTNTVLSPISRVSIAPAIVEALDRIL
- a CDS encoding glycoside hydrolase, whose protein sequence is MKREEVLGLTIIVVLVYSLITFLTVSPIHVSAQEPVTVDGVGFDWPYASCHALDPAGDLLDGVPDWSTSRDLLAWYYTVGTSYVFMRLDFLDLSYGAETASYGSVNDALNIYILIGWTGAPGYQEWVPDYVQYQGYGIHLPDYNWVLAVAIYDSTHYTVYDYKWNKVLVNTGLSVSFNSQWDLVEVAIPTSLLAQYGWTSTTRVWAKIATVVVYNGVSKVSDVIPNTISVGSGRAEWSGAVFSDQYCGTAKVVFVHHGNQHLTDNRALNNPSSINSYGYILYVHDYLTNRTGRRIPVTIHMSGTLMASYLWWDPGFISYIKGLISRGVAVPIGGVWAEHITAYFYDNFNDPSANFTKWYTQQVFGYTPLTAWVPERTWDDERTGIAYTISKYYYAVILDGNTHHDEWSPGTNKYKPHQYDTTKTAGRTLYVLFIDWDTQQLLLSNTDGGLNIDLRKKYVWAATNSDQQMIFVYADDWEKAAGIAGWDPYNPGRYNNSLTWIAMHPWIQVVTTDDVVNWLRNGYWTPVTGFYCGYDTYALLKTWVHNYPYDYRRAYDGWYWGTSTEKSFAWYGSGQTSPNYVLPDTTMPFGDVFGKTSFNGSPNNTVIYRLLAPGGLFDSTPKNELWWLAIAVANAMLYETAWHDGGDWDKDGMYDVAGWGLNVWNHLRLVNVLLQAAKWLDSTRRGLVTQASYMIGDFDWDGRNETIIYNPYIFAFIDDKGGAAPYVFMYNKTSNKVFMGIGAPAVYWGTWSDMWYGDSHVGLFADDYFAATGKNYYNAVYTIAYAYYDSVNGRVVVRLNAPDLDGDGYPDFYKYYVLYNTANYIYVDYLGVKKNGTLYTAIGYSVDFFNNLLYGNSLSQVNSPTSTYTFGYKNLRTGAYVYVTPIQGMTWTGSQDLVKYTMQYRAKIAVSVNTAVWAYAKVTLGYN
- a CDS encoding ATP-binding cassette domain-containing protein → MSKVLRVKGLRVRYPGGDWVLKGLDLEVGKGEVALIVGGAGSGKTTFVRAITSVASQLYHADVEGVIEIGGVKLTDKSWEYVKDRVKVVPQNPRAALVYPVVYEDLMSYAHQVYRSKFLAEKAISNVSKVFKISHLLDRHVDQLSGGELRRVSIAKSMISSPDIVVLDEPLMWLDDNGVREVRNAIEILKLYDVAVVVLEHRFKRLLDLADKVLLLKNGVLSQVDDVNTSEDTAGVGVIPEKPAFGERDVLLELRDVSLHVGSLSLNRLNLTVGRGDKVVVYGLNGSGKTTLFKLIAGVLRPEKGRVVRRAETLYLPQIPYLYFTEGSLSEEVKAVGAGHASLGLHLVRALSQDRSPFTLSWGEAVRFIVELSLNSRHELLLLDEPFSGLTYQDREEIGRRLAETSKTILVAASSTEHLVYLKGFRLVELRDGTLTEKGFVG
- the asnS gene encoding asparagine--tRNA ligase, with product MFFHQISELLSDDMAGKRVCLRGWIYRRSVVGGKAFVRVRDSTGVIQVVVDEAVLGEELVKTLKDIGLEASVEACGTVTKQPRAPTGYEVVADSFRILGYSRDFPIKGGEGVEYLLDNRHLVIRSPKYTAIWKIKHTILDAGREWFKKDGWWEVTPPILTASACEGGATLFPVQYFEKQAYLSQSAQLYLEVMIFSLEKVWSLTPSFRAEQSRTRRHLAEYWHLEAEAAWYDMEDMMRVVENLVSHIVDRVLEERRRELDALGRNVDFLKTAVETPYPRVKYDEAIEILQKKGVDIKWGSDLGADEERLLTQEFDRPFFVTHFPKEVKSFYMKLDPEDPRVVLGFDLLAPEGYGEVVGGSQREDDYDKLLQRIIENGYNVDDYKWYLDLRKYGTVVHSGFGLGIERLLMWIAGLDHIRDAIPFPRFRGRIYP